A window of Candidatus Methylomirabilota bacterium genomic DNA:
TCAGATCTCCACATCGCCGAAGGTCAGCGCGACCCAATATGTTTTGAAGGCGATCGTGTCGGCCACGGCGGCGGCCGCGTAACTCAGGTTTTTGGGAACCTGTTCCAGCACGACGATCCCCCGGACTTTTTGCTTCCCCTTTCCCAGATTCTTCCGGACCCAGCCAATCCGCTGCAGCATCTCTGCCACCACCTCCTCATCCTGCCCGAATTCAACGACCGTCACGACCACAAGGCCCCCTTTTGCATCCCGGGCTAACAAATCGATCGTGCCGACATCGGTGGCATAACCCGATCCAACCAGTCTCCCTTTTTCATCAGTCACAATGTTCAGTCCTGGTTCCAAGAGCTCTGGCTGTCTCGCTAACATCTTTCGGAGTCCAGCCGCATCCAGAGTGAAAATGGGGGTGCTCACGACGGAGCCCTTCGGAGCCTCGATCACCCTCTCAACTTCCTCCTCCAAATCAAACTCGACGCCCACCTCCGGCTCCGGTTCCCGCTCCACATCTTCTTCTTCCAAATCCAGGTCGAGCCTTACAGGTGTGGGGGGAATTGTCTTGGTGGATTTGACACCCTTCCCTTTTTCAGGACCTACCTTTGCGCCCACCTCATGCCCGCAGTTCGGGCAGTTGCGAGCGCCTTCCTCCAGCACTGTCGCACAGAGCTTGCAGTTCATCATCTCCTCACAAAATCACCATTGCATCACCGTAACTGTAAAACCGATACCGCTTCCGCGTCGCATCTGCATACGCTTTGAGAATCAGATCCCTTCCGGCAAAGGCACACACGAGGATGAGCAGCGTGGACCGGGGGAGGTGAAAGTTGGTCAGGAGTGTATCCACCACCTGAAATGGGTGGCCTCGGGTGATGAAGAGAAAGGCCGTACCCTCCCCCGCCCGGACCACTCCCCCCTGCAGCGCGGCGTCTTCCAATGCCCTCGTCGTCGTGGTCCCGACTGCCACCACCCGCCGTCCTTCGGCCTTTGCCCGCTTGACGGCCGTTGCGGTCTTCTCAGGAATGATGTACCGCTCTGGCCCCATCCGGTGCTCTGTTACCCGATCGACCGTGACCGGCTTGAAGGTGCCCACCCCTACGTGGAGGGTGAGAAAGGCAATCTCTACGCCATGCCGCTCCATCGCTGTCAGCACGGGCTCGGTAAAATGAAGCCCAGCGGTAGGAGCGGCGATGGCCCCGGCATCTTTCGCATACACCGTCTGGTAGCGCTCGGCATCGAGCGCGCGGTCGTGCACCCGCTCTTGGCTGCGGTCTCCGCGCTTGATGTACGGCGGAAGTGGCATTTCCCCAATGGAGGGAAGCAGCGCGAAAATGTCCTCAACCCCATCAAACTGCAGGAGACGCCGTCCCCCTTCACCGCAATCGAGCACCTCAGCCCCTGCCCCCTCTTGAAAGCTCAGCCGTCGGCCCACAGGCAGCCCTCTGCCCGGCTTCACCAGGGCCCACCAGCGATTCCGATCCTCCTCCGCGATGAGCAAAACCTCAACCTGTCCTCCTCCTCTGCGCCGCCCGAAGAGCCGAGCCGGGATCACTTTCGTATCGTTGAGCACCAAGAGGTCCCCCGGTCGGAGCACCGTGCCTAGGTCGCGAAACCGCCGGTGGAGTATCGCTCCATCCTCCCGTCGAACGACTAACAGGCGAGAGGCATCCCGCTCTGGGGGAGGATACTGGGCTATCAACCCCGCTGGGAGATAATAATCATTTCGCGAAGATGCATCAGTCAGTTCACGGTTCACGGCCAAACCCGATCAGGATTCATGGTTCACATCCCCACATTTGACATGCAAGCTCTATGCTTGAAATTTGCTCTGAACTCTCAACCCTGAACTGTTACCCTTCACGGAAGGCGTCTCAACTCTGCCAGGGGGAAATAATGTTTCAGAATGCCGGTAGAGTCGTAGGCAAGATCCGCCATCCCCTTGGCTCCCCACTGGCTCATTCCAACCCCGTGGCCCCACCCTTGACCCTCAAAGACGATCTTGCCGTCCTGTGGGTAGGTGGTGAAACGTGTACTACGGATCCGGTTCGGCCCCAGCATCTGCCGCAACCGTTTCCCTCCGATGTGGAGCGCGCCACCGTCATGCGAGATCCGAAGAAGGCTGATCCGGCCCGAGCGGGTCCGACGGACCGCCTCGATTCGACGGAT
This region includes:
- a CDS encoding endonuclease NucS gives rise to the protein MNCKLCATVLEEGARNCPNCGHEVGAKVGPEKGKGVKSTKTIPPTPVRLDLDLEEEDVEREPEPEVGVEFDLEEEVERVIEAPKGSVVSTPIFTLDAAGLRKMLARQPELLEPGLNIVTDEKGRLVGSGYATDVGTIDLLARDAKGGLVVVTVVEFGQDEEVVAEMLQRIGWVRKNLGKGKQKVRGIVVLEQVPKNLSYAAAAVADTIAFKTYWVALTFGDVEI
- the queA gene encoding tRNA preQ1(34) S-adenosylmethionine ribosyltransferase-isomerase QueA, producing the protein MNRELTDASSRNDYYLPAGLIAQYPPPERDASRLLVVRREDGAILHRRFRDLGTVLRPGDLLVLNDTKVIPARLFGRRRGGGQVEVLLIAEEDRNRWWALVKPGRGLPVGRRLSFQEGAGAEVLDCGEGGRRLLQFDGVEDIFALLPSIGEMPLPPYIKRGDRSQERVHDRALDAERYQTVYAKDAGAIAAPTAGLHFTEPVLTAMERHGVEIAFLTLHVGVGTFKPVTVDRVTEHRMGPERYIIPEKTATAVKRAKAEGRRVVAVGTTTTRALEDAALQGGVVRAGEGTAFLFITRGHPFQVVDTLLTNFHLPRSTLLILVCAFAGRDLILKAYADATRKRYRFYSYGDAMVIL